One Herbaspirillum rubrisubalbicans genomic window carries:
- a CDS encoding amidase, with amino-acid sequence MSIVRPTPEQLKELASSLHIQLTTEQASQYLDLMQASFDAYDVIDGLPDEIPAIKYPRSAGARPAAKDNPLNAWACKSTVKGAAAGKLAGRTVVLKDNVALAGVPMMNGSSTLEGFVPSYDASVVTRLLDAGATILGKATCEHFCLSGGSHTSDPAPVHNPRRHGYASGGSSSGSAALVAAGEADMAIGGDQGGSIRIPSAFCGTYGMKATHGLVPYTGVMPIEATVDHVGPITANVRDNALMLEVIAGADGLDPRQYAPQVQPYTAALDRGVRGLKIGILTEGFALGNMDKRVADKVQEAIAQLEKLGASVATVSVEEHVLAGALWQPIGCEGLTMQMMHGNGMGFNWKGLYDLGLLDRHAHWRDHADDLSATLKLCMFVGQYGLTRYQGRFYAKAQNIARRARAGYDKALADFDLLVMPTVPIIAQPLPAAGCPLSDYVARAFEMIGNTAPLDITGHPAMSIPCGTVEGLPVGLMLVGKHYAEATLYQAAAAFEASMDWQQH; translated from the coding sequence ATGTCTATCGTCCGACCCACCCCTGAGCAACTCAAAGAGCTCGCCAGTTCCCTGCACATCCAGCTCACCACGGAGCAGGCCAGTCAATATCTGGACTTGATGCAGGCCAGCTTCGATGCCTACGATGTCATCGATGGCTTGCCCGATGAAATTCCTGCCATCAAATACCCGCGCTCGGCAGGCGCACGTCCCGCCGCCAAGGACAATCCCCTCAACGCCTGGGCCTGCAAAAGCACCGTCAAGGGCGCCGCCGCGGGCAAGCTGGCGGGCCGCACCGTGGTGCTCAAGGACAATGTGGCGCTAGCGGGTGTGCCCATGATGAATGGTTCTTCCACTCTGGAAGGCTTCGTGCCGAGCTACGACGCCAGCGTCGTGACCCGCCTGCTCGATGCCGGTGCCACCATTCTGGGCAAGGCCACCTGCGAGCATTTCTGCCTGTCGGGCGGCAGCCATACCTCCGATCCCGCGCCGGTCCACAACCCGCGTCGCCACGGCTATGCTTCCGGTGGTTCCTCATCGGGTAGTGCTGCGCTGGTGGCGGCAGGCGAAGCGGACATGGCCATCGGTGGCGATCAGGGCGGCTCGATCCGCATTCCCTCGGCCTTCTGCGGCACTTATGGCATGAAGGCCACGCATGGCCTGGTTCCCTATACCGGTGTCATGCCCATTGAAGCGACGGTCGATCATGTGGGACCGATCACCGCCAACGTGCGCGACAACGCGCTGATGCTGGAAGTCATCGCCGGCGCCGATGGCCTCGATCCGCGTCAATACGCGCCCCAGGTGCAGCCCTATACCGCAGCGCTTGATCGTGGCGTGCGTGGTCTGAAGATCGGCATTCTCACCGAAGGTTTTGCCCTGGGCAATATGGATAAGCGGGTGGCCGACAAGGTGCAGGAGGCGATTGCCCAACTGGAAAAACTGGGGGCCTCAGTGGCCACCGTATCGGTCGAGGAACATGTGCTGGCCGGCGCCCTCTGGCAGCCCATCGGCTGCGAAGGCCTGACCATGCAGATGATGCATGGCAACGGCATGGGCTTCAACTGGAAGGGTCTCTACGACCTTGGTCTGCTGGACCGTCACGCCCACTGGCGCGACCATGCCGACGATCTGTCGGCCACGCTCAAGCTGTGCATGTTCGTCGGCCAATACGGGCTGACCCGGTATCAAGGTCGCTTCTACGCCAAGGCCCAGAACATCGCCCGCCGTGCTCGCGCCGGCTACGACAAGGCGCTAGCCGATTTCGATCTGCTGGTCATGCCCACCGTCCCCATCATCGCGCAGCCATTGCCCGCCGCAGGCTGCCCCTTGTCCGACTATGTCGCGCGCGCGTTCGAGATGATCGGCAACACCGCGCCATTGGACATCACCGGCCACCCGGCCATGTCCATTCCCTGTGGCACGGTGGAAGGCCTGCCCGTTGGATTGATGCTGGTCGGCAAACACTACGCCGAAGCCACGCTCTATCAGGCCGCGGCGGCCTTCGAGGCCAGCATGGATTGGCAGCAGCACTGA
- the nthA gene encoding nitrile hydratase subunit alpha, with product MSNPSSSVQTSTPGERAWALFKVLNDKKLIPEGYIEGLTDLLANKFSPANGARVVAKAWSDPQYRELLLRDGTAACEQFGYTGPQGEYIVALEDTPTLKNVIVCSLCSCTNWPVLGLPPEWYKGFEFRARLVREGRTVLAELGTELPKDMAVKVWDTSAETRYLVLPMRPAGTEGWSEEALSKLVTKDVLIGVALPKVG from the coding sequence ATGAGCAATCCATCCTCTTCCGTACAAACTTCCACCCCGGGTGAACGGGCCTGGGCGCTCTTCAAGGTGCTCAACGACAAGAAGCTGATCCCGGAAGGCTATATCGAAGGCCTGACCGATCTGCTGGCCAACAAGTTCTCCCCGGCCAATGGCGCCCGCGTGGTGGCCAAGGCCTGGAGCGACCCGCAATACCGCGAATTGCTGCTGCGTGACGGCACCGCCGCCTGCGAACAGTTCGGCTATACCGGCCCCCAGGGCGAATATATCGTGGCGCTGGAAGACACGCCCACCCTCAAGAACGTGATCGTCTGCAGCCTGTGCTCCTGCACCAACTGGCCGGTACTGGGCCTGCCACCGGAGTGGTACAAGGGCTTCGAATTCCGCGCCCGCCTGGTGCGCGAAGGACGCACGGTGCTCGCCGAACTCGGCACCGAACTACCCAAGGACATGGCCGTGAAAGTCTGGGACACCAGCGCCGAGACCCGTTACCTGGTGCTGCCGATGCGCCCGGCCGGCACCGAAGGCTGGAGCGAAGAGGCACTCAGCAAGCTCGTCACCAAGGATGTGCTCATCGGCGTGGCCCTGCCCAAGGTGGGCTAA
- the nthB gene encoding nitrile hydratase subunit beta: MDGFHDLGGVQGFGRIPHTINSLDYKKVFKQDWEHLAYTLMFLGADHMKLYSVDEVRHAVERIEFRQQANTQYYERYVIATASLLVEQGVLTQQELDEALGSHFKLASPAQSKGRPAITGRPPFEVGDRVLVRDERVTGHIRCPGYVRGKEGVVLHRTTEQWPFPDTIGHGDKSAVMQPTYHVQFRNRDVWGDACDDGFVVVDLFEGYLDKVPQQGGRA, encoded by the coding sequence ATGGATGGCTTTCACGACCTCGGCGGTGTTCAAGGCTTCGGCCGTATTCCGCATACCATCAACAGCCTCGATTACAAGAAGGTCTTCAAGCAGGACTGGGAACATCTGGCCTATACCCTGATGTTCCTGGGCGCCGATCACATGAAGCTCTACAGCGTGGACGAAGTGCGTCACGCGGTGGAACGCATCGAATTCCGCCAGCAGGCCAACACCCAGTACTACGAGCGCTATGTCATCGCCACCGCATCACTGCTGGTCGAGCAAGGCGTGCTGACCCAACAAGAACTCGATGAAGCGCTGGGCTCCCACTTCAAACTGGCCAGCCCCGCGCAGTCCAAGGGCCGCCCCGCCATCACCGGCCGCCCGCCCTTCGAAGTCGGCGACCGCGTGCTGGTGCGCGACGAACGTGTCACCGGCCACATCCGCTGCCCAGGCTATGTGCGCGGCAAAGAAGGCGTGGTGCTCCACCGTACCACCGAACAGTGGCCCTTCCCCGACACCATCGGCCACGGCGACAAGAGTGCCGTGATGCAGCCGACCTATCACGTCCAGTTCAGGAACCGTGATGTGTGGGGCGATGCTTGCGATGATGGCTTCGTGGTGGTGGATCTGTTCGAAGGCTATCTGGACAAGGTACCGCAACAAGGTGGGCGCGCATGA
- a CDS encoding GTP-binding protein has translation MNKPAPEVLLNAQAQRIPVTVLSGFLGSGKTTLLNHILRNRAGMKVAVIVNDMSEVNMDGDDVRRNTELYRGNDELVEMSNGCICCTLRADLLEQVSALARSGRFDYLLIESTGISEPIPVAETFAFLDSDGFSLSELARLDTLVTVVNGETFEQQLSEHVAITQADGSSTRRLSDLLIEQVEYANVILVSRVDLIGASAFDALKAVLQKLNPTARILPMTHGQIDLDKVLDTKLFDLPSLARMPGWMQTMDGAHPASEADTYGISSSVYRARLPFHPGRLLDWLGRPWSNGRLLRCKGYLWMSSKYPDIAMLVQTGGQFQWGFVGRWWRFIEQDQWPQDSYRRQGIQEKWDALVGDCRQELVFIGQGIYWDRLTEELDACLLSTTEIEAGPDAWAQLPGAAAFEQQASTTLH, from the coding sequence ATGAACAAACCGGCGCCCGAGGTGTTGTTGAATGCTCAGGCGCAGAGAATCCCGGTGACGGTGTTATCGGGATTTCTCGGATCTGGCAAGACCACCTTGCTCAACCATATCCTGCGCAACCGGGCCGGGATGAAAGTGGCGGTGATCGTCAATGACATGAGCGAAGTCAACATGGATGGCGACGACGTCAGGCGCAACACCGAACTGTACCGCGGCAACGATGAGCTGGTGGAGATGAGCAATGGCTGCATCTGCTGTACCTTGCGCGCCGACCTGCTGGAGCAGGTCAGCGCGCTGGCAAGGTCGGGCCGTTTCGATTATCTGCTGATCGAATCGACCGGCATTTCCGAACCCATTCCGGTGGCGGAGACCTTTGCCTTTCTCGACAGCGACGGCTTCAGCCTGAGCGAACTGGCACGTCTGGACACGCTGGTCACGGTGGTCAACGGCGAAACATTCGAACAGCAATTGTCTGAGCACGTCGCCATCACGCAGGCCGATGGCAGCAGCACTCGCCGGCTTTCCGATCTGCTCATCGAACAGGTCGAGTACGCCAACGTGATCCTGGTCAGCCGCGTCGACCTGATCGGTGCAAGTGCCTTCGACGCCCTCAAGGCAGTGCTGCAAAAGCTCAACCCGACTGCACGGATTCTGCCGATGACGCATGGACAGATCGATCTGGACAAGGTACTCGATACCAAACTGTTCGATCTGCCCAGCTTGGCCAGAATGCCAGGATGGATGCAGACCATGGATGGCGCTCACCCTGCTTCGGAGGCCGATACCTACGGCATTTCCTCCAGCGTCTATCGCGCCAGACTACCCTTTCATCCCGGCCGCCTGCTGGATTGGCTCGGACGTCCCTGGTCCAATGGTCGTCTGCTGCGCTGCAAGGGCTATCTCTGGATGTCCAGCAAATACCCCGACATCGCCATGCTGGTGCAGACCGGAGGCCAATTCCAGTGGGGCTTCGTGGGGCGCTGGTGGCGTTTCATCGAGCAAGACCAATGGCCACAGGACAGCTATCGTCGGCAAGGCATCCAGGAAAAGTGGGACGCCCTGGTCGGCGACTGCCGGCAGGAACTAGTCTTCATCGGCCAGGGCATCTATTGGGACCGACTGACCGAGGAACTCGATGCCTGTTTGCTGAGTACCACCGAAATCGAAGCCGGCCCCGATGCCTGGGCCCAGCTACCTGGTGCTGCCGCGTTCGAGCAACAGGCCAGCACCACGTTGCATTGA
- a CDS encoding phenylacetaldoxime dehydratase family protein, which produces MESAIDQHLKCPRTLSRRVGDDYQPPFPMWVGRADDSLTQVTMAYLGIQFKEEQRAAALQAMRHIVASFALPDGPGNHDMSYHLDNAGYGNFIVVGYWRDAGRYCRWMRSPEVAGWWDSEARLADGIGYFREVFSPRAEQFETLYAFKEELPGVGAVMDRISDDIEEHGYWGSMRDRIPASQVDRMRPRGQLEVISGDPTKGGRVVIKGHDNIALIRSGQDWADADPDERALYFNEMLPPLQDGMDFLRDQGKEIGCYSNRFVRNVDLDGKLLDIAYDIGHWRSLDLLERWAESHPTHLRIFTTFFKVVTGLKKLRLYHEVSVSDGATQWLEYINCHPTTGMLRDARTS; this is translated from the coding sequence ATGGAATCCGCAATCGACCAACATCTCAAATGCCCTCGTACTCTTTCGCGCCGGGTGGGCGACGATTACCAGCCCCCCTTCCCGATGTGGGTCGGTCGCGCTGACGACAGCCTGACCCAGGTGACGATGGCCTACCTCGGCATCCAGTTCAAGGAAGAACAACGGGCGGCGGCACTGCAGGCCATGCGCCATATCGTCGCCAGCTTCGCCCTGCCCGATGGCCCGGGCAATCACGACATGAGCTATCACCTCGACAATGCAGGATATGGCAACTTCATCGTCGTCGGATATTGGCGTGATGCAGGTCGCTATTGCCGCTGGATGCGCTCCCCCGAAGTGGCCGGATGGTGGGACAGCGAAGCCCGCCTCGCCGACGGCATCGGCTACTTCAGGGAAGTATTCTCGCCCCGCGCCGAACAATTCGAGACCCTGTATGCCTTCAAGGAAGAGCTGCCAGGGGTGGGCGCCGTCATGGATCGCATCAGCGACGACATCGAGGAACACGGCTATTGGGGATCGATGCGTGACCGTATCCCCGCCTCGCAAGTGGACCGGATGCGCCCTCGCGGCCAGCTTGAAGTGATCTCCGGCGACCCCACCAAAGGCGGCCGGGTGGTGATCAAGGGCCACGACAACATCGCCCTGATTCGCTCCGGCCAGGACTGGGCTGATGCCGACCCGGATGAGCGTGCGCTCTATTTCAACGAGATGCTGCCACCGCTGCAGGATGGCATGGACTTTCTGCGCGACCAGGGAAAAGAGATCGGCTGTTACAGCAATCGCTTCGTGCGCAACGTGGACCTGGATGGCAAGCTGCTCGATATCGCCTACGACATCGGCCACTGGCGCTCGCTGGATCTGCTGGAACGCTGGGCCGAATCACATCCCACCCACCTGCGCATCTTCACCACCTTCTTCAAGGTCGTCACCGGCTTGAAAAAACTCAGGCTTTATCACGAAGTGTCGGTCTCCGACGGCGCCACGCAATGGCTGGAATACATCAACTGCCATCCGACCACCGGCATGTTGCGCGACGCCCGGACTTCCTGA
- a CDS encoding helix-turn-helix domain-containing protein produces the protein MKAQYTTAIVEAPRRFEYWNDVVCRHCLQADSKLSGEPVFDGAMSVNSIGMLDMAIMSSPLHHWRRDAHHIRSNPDDDLWLAFMVSGQAYLAQDGRQTRLQSGDMALYDGARPFEFALGPEKIYLTRLPRKSLLSRCPEAEHMTAQLIDVRRPGVMALRSMLEEASTCEFNDAESAVRYSAALLDVLALSLAAPGARTTAAEKNDLYKRVLAYLRENYTDPQLNLHVLAAAHHVSERTLTRAFAQHNQTPMDVLRRVRLQASYRALTEGNAGNVTTAALDAGFSDLSHFSRVFRATFGCTPQSLLSH, from the coding sequence ATGAAGGCTCAATACACCACTGCGATCGTCGAAGCGCCACGGCGCTTCGAGTATTGGAATGATGTCGTCTGTCGTCATTGCCTCCAGGCGGACAGCAAGTTATCGGGAGAACCCGTCTTCGACGGCGCCATGTCCGTCAATTCCATCGGGATGCTCGACATGGCCATCATGAGTTCGCCCTTGCACCATTGGCGACGTGATGCGCACCATATTCGTTCAAATCCCGACGACGACCTGTGGCTGGCCTTCATGGTCAGCGGTCAAGCTTATCTGGCACAGGATGGCCGGCAGACACGCCTGCAATCGGGCGACATGGCCTTGTATGATGGCGCCCGGCCGTTCGAGTTTGCCTTGGGCCCGGAGAAAATCTATCTGACACGCTTGCCGCGCAAGTCCCTGTTGAGCCGCTGCCCGGAGGCCGAACACATGACCGCGCAGTTGATCGATGTGCGCCGGCCCGGTGTGATGGCGCTGCGCTCGATGCTGGAAGAGGCAAGCACCTGCGAATTCAACGATGCCGAATCGGCGGTACGCTACAGCGCCGCCTTGCTGGACGTGCTCGCCTTGAGCCTGGCCGCGCCCGGTGCCAGGACAACTGCGGCAGAAAAGAATGATCTCTACAAACGTGTGCTCGCCTATCTGCGTGAGAACTATACCGATCCGCAACTCAATCTCCACGTCCTGGCCGCAGCTCACCACGTCTCAGAACGAACACTGACACGCGCCTTTGCCCAGCACAACCAGACACCCATGGACGTGCTACGCCGGGTGCGACTGCAAGCCAGCTATCGTGCCCTCACCGAAGGCAATGCCGGCAATGTCACCACGGCGGCACTGGACGCCGGATTCTCCGATCTATCCCACTTCAGCCGGGTATTCCGGGCCACCTTTGGCTGTACGCCGCAGAGTTTGTTGTCGCACTAG
- a CDS encoding acyl-CoA dehydrogenase family protein yields the protein MLLSPEHEMIRDAMRQFAQERLLPFAADWDKNHTFPAEALKELAALGAMGMCVPEQWGGAGMDYMSLVLALEEIAAGDGATSTIVSVQNSLACGITEKYGSPAQKEQWLKPLARGEMLGCFCLTEPHTGSDAAAIRTRAERDGEYFILNGTKQFITSGKHAGVAIVFAVTDRSAGKKGISCFLVPCDTAGFVVGRSEEKMGQHASDTVQIILENCRVPATALLGKEGDGYRIALSNLEAGRIGIAAQSVGMARAAFEAAVSYARQRESFGVPIIDHQAVNFRLADMNTLLDAARLMVWRAAQLKDQGRPCLKEASMAKMFASEAAEKIASDAIQIHGGVGYTSDFPVERIYRDVRICQIYEGANDIQRLVIGRAIASDQVHS from the coding sequence ATGTTGTTGAGCCCTGAGCACGAGATGATTCGTGATGCCATGCGGCAGTTTGCCCAGGAACGCCTGTTACCTTTTGCCGCGGACTGGGACAAAAATCACACCTTTCCTGCCGAGGCCTTGAAGGAACTGGCCGCATTGGGCGCGATGGGCATGTGCGTGCCGGAGCAGTGGGGTGGCGCCGGAATGGATTACATGAGTCTGGTGCTGGCCTTGGAAGAGATTGCCGCGGGCGACGGCGCCACCTCTACCATCGTGTCGGTCCAGAATTCCCTGGCCTGTGGCATCACCGAGAAATACGGTAGCCCGGCCCAGAAGGAGCAATGGCTCAAGCCGCTGGCACGCGGCGAGATGTTGGGCTGCTTTTGCCTGACCGAGCCACACACCGGATCGGATGCGGCCGCCATCAGGACCAGAGCCGAGCGCGATGGTGAGTATTTCATCCTCAACGGGACCAAGCAATTCATCACCAGTGGCAAGCACGCTGGGGTAGCCATCGTCTTTGCCGTCACCGACAGGTCCGCTGGCAAGAAGGGGATTTCCTGCTTCCTGGTACCGTGCGATACGGCCGGGTTCGTGGTCGGGCGTAGCGAAGAAAAGATGGGGCAACACGCTTCGGATACGGTCCAGATCATCCTCGAAAACTGCCGCGTGCCGGCCACGGCCTTGCTTGGCAAGGAAGGCGATGGCTACCGCATCGCCCTGTCCAATCTCGAAGCCGGCCGCATCGGTATCGCCGCGCAGAGCGTGGGCATGGCACGTGCCGCCTTCGAGGCCGCCGTCAGTTATGCCCGGCAGCGGGAATCGTTCGGAGTACCCATCATCGACCACCAGGCCGTCAATTTCCGCCTGGCCGACATGAACACCTTGCTGGATGCGGCCAGGCTCATGGTGTGGCGCGCCGCCCAGTTGAAGGATCAGGGGCGTCCTTGCCTCAAGGAGGCATCGATGGCCAAGATGTTTGCCTCCGAGGCCGCCGAGAAAATTGCCTCCGATGCGATCCAGATCCATGGTGGCGTCGGCTATACCAGCGACTTTCCGGTCGAGCGCATTTACCGTGACGTGCGCATCTGTCAGATCTATGAAGGGGCCAACGATATCCAGCGACTGGTCATCGGGCGGGCCATTGCCAGCGATCAGGTGCATTCGTGA
- a CDS encoding acetyl-CoA C-acyltransferase, with amino-acid sequence MSADPVVIVSAARTVMGSFQGALADLPAPQLGALAIAAALQRARLSAQQIAQIEQVWMGCVLQAGLGQSPARQAALRAGLPQSVACATLNKVCGSAMQAVMLAHDSILAGSASLVVAGGMESMSNAPYLLPKARRGYRLGHDRLLDHMFLDGLEDAYSDQYRGRLMGTFAEDCASDFGFTRDQQDAYAVQSTLRARQAISSGGFDWEVVPVEVAGKKGSVVIAEDEGPMAVNLERIATLKPAFRGDGTVTAANSSSISDGAAALVLMRESEALRQGLTPLARFLGHASYAGAPEKFPTAPIGVLRKIFAKTGLDAVSTDLFEINEAFAVVPMAASRELNIDMEKINVHGGACALGHPIGASGARIIVSLLGALKARGLKTGIASLCIGGGEATAIALALS; translated from the coding sequence ATGTCTGCAGACCCGGTGGTGATTGTGTCGGCGGCCCGTACCGTGATGGGCAGCTTTCAGGGTGCATTGGCTGATCTGCCGGCGCCACAGTTGGGGGCGCTGGCGATAGCGGCGGCCCTGCAACGGGCCCGCTTATCCGCACAGCAGATCGCGCAGATCGAACAGGTATGGATGGGCTGCGTGCTGCAGGCTGGCCTGGGCCAGTCCCCGGCACGCCAGGCCGCCTTGCGTGCCGGCTTGCCGCAGTCGGTCGCCTGCGCCACCTTGAACAAGGTCTGCGGCTCGGCCATGCAGGCCGTCATGCTGGCGCATGACAGCATCCTGGCCGGGTCGGCGTCGCTGGTGGTGGCTGGCGGCATGGAGTCGATGTCCAATGCCCCCTATCTGCTGCCCAAGGCGAGACGCGGTTACCGGCTGGGGCATGACAGGTTGCTGGATCACATGTTCCTCGATGGACTGGAAGACGCGTATTCGGACCAGTATCGCGGCCGCCTGATGGGAACCTTCGCCGAGGATTGCGCCAGCGACTTCGGCTTCACCCGCGACCAGCAGGATGCCTACGCGGTGCAGTCCACCTTGCGCGCGCGCCAGGCGATCAGCAGTGGCGGTTTCGACTGGGAAGTGGTTCCGGTCGAGGTAGCGGGAAAGAAGGGCAGCGTCGTGATCGCTGAGGATGAGGGACCGATGGCGGTGAACCTGGAGCGCATCGCTACGCTCAAGCCAGCCTTCCGTGGCGATGGCACCGTCACTGCGGCCAATTCCTCTTCCATCTCTGACGGCGCGGCGGCCTTGGTGTTGATGCGCGAATCGGAAGCTCTTCGGCAGGGCCTGACGCCCCTGGCGAGGTTCCTCGGCCATGCCTCGTATGCGGGTGCCCCCGAGAAATTCCCCACCGCACCCATCGGCGTGCTGCGCAAGATATTCGCCAAGACCGGGCTGGATGCCGTCAGCACCGACCTGTTCGAAATCAACGAGGCGTTTGCGGTAGTGCCCATGGCGGCCAGCCGGGAACTGAACATCGACATGGAGAAGATCAATGTTCATGGCGGTGCTTGTGCGCTAGGACACCCTATCGGTGCTTCCGGGGCGCGCATCATCGTGAGCTTGTTGGGCGCGCTCAAGGCGCGCGGGCTCAAGACCGGCATCGCCAGTCTGTGCATCGGTGGCGGTGAAGCGACTGCGATCGCCCTGGCGCTGTCGTGA